One segment of Deltaproteobacteria bacterium DNA contains the following:
- a CDS encoding CoB--CoM heterodisulfide reductase iron-sulfur subunit B family protein: MKGDRYAYFPGCSQKGTAVEYGISSRKVAEALGVELVEIEDWSCCGATPAHTVDRLLSGALAARNLATAEKMGLATLVTPCPACLVASKNALELAQDDESLKELNELLDLPFKAEIQAKSLLQIIFEEVGVDALAQKVKKPLKGMRLAPYYGCLLTRPPERAQFDDPENPISIDRILEALGAEVPDFPFKTECCGAAFGLPKRDMVLTLSGKILDMAQQIGADGIVLACSLCQQNLDLRQGQINSHLGTNFEIPIFYITQMIGLAFGFSSKEMGLDRHAVHPDKLLKKWEEKLKE, translated from the coding sequence ATGAAGGGTGACCGATACGCATACTTTCCCGGTTGTTCCCAAAAGGGCACGGCAGTGGAGTATGGGATCTCCTCACGCAAAGTGGCCGAGGCCCTGGGAGTCGAACTGGTCGAAATAGAAGACTGGAGTTGTTGTGGCGCTACACCCGCTCACACAGTGGACCGCCTCCTCTCTGGAGCGCTCGCCGCTAGAAACCTTGCCACCGCCGAGAAGATGGGTCTAGCTACCCTTGTCACCCCTTGCCCTGCCTGTCTGGTGGCCTCTAAAAACGCACTGGAATTAGCGCAGGACGATGAATCGCTGAAGGAGTTGAATGAACTCTTAGACCTTCCTTTTAAGGCAGAAATCCAGGCCAAGTCCCTCTTGCAAATTATCTTTGAAGAGGTGGGAGTGGATGCGTTGGCACAAAAGGTTAAAAAACCACTCAAGGGCATGAGGTTAGCCCCGTACTATGGATGCCTCCTCACCAGGCCCCCCGAGCGGGCTCAGTTCGATGATCCAGAGAACCCCATCTCCATAGATCGAATTTTGGAAGCCTTGGGTGCTGAGGTTCCAGACTTTCCGTTTAAAACAGAATGCTGCGGGGCCGCTTTTGGTCTTCCCAAGCGAGACATGGTCTTAACCCTCAGCGGCAAGATCTTAGACATGGCACAGCAGATTGGGGCCGATGGCATTGTGCTCGCCTGCAGCCTTTGTCAGCAAAACCTGGACCTGCGTCAGGGCCAGATCAACTCCCATCTAGGGACCAATTTTGAGATCCCTATCTTTTACATTACCCAGATGATCGGTCTGGCTTTCGGGTTTTCCTCAAAGGAGATGGGTTTGGA